The Juglans microcarpa x Juglans regia isolate MS1-56 chromosome 8D, Jm3101_v1.0, whole genome shotgun sequence genomic sequence AAATGCTTAATTGTATCCCTTCTTACATAGCGGTATTACAATCGAGAAGTATACAAGAGTACAATGAAGAAAGTTTGGTAGCTTCTTAGAAAAATTGCGATCCAGATTAATGCAAATCAGGTTCGAATATGAACATGATAAAAATCATGCGTCGAGATCTATCTTTGTCCCCATAAGGATAAGAAAGTTCATGGGTTCTAATGATGAAGTTCGCTTCTATTGCATGACTTGGTTGTgcatattttgtttcaaaagttGTACTACGTTGTAAGTTGAGAACTTGTTTGCTTATGATAGTGTTTGTTGTTAGCAACAACTTATCTAGTACTGGTACTATGACATTTCTTTCGTACGTGTCTTAATTATGCTATAGATCATtacttgtaattttaatttggataaatttataactaatagtgAGAGGGTTAAACTCTCACTCATCATTTAGCAATAATTAAGAGTGAGTTGAGATCAAACGGCGGCAGGTTGAGATCAGAGTTGTTTTTAAAGTTTGTTCTATTGGAAGATGTTTCCATTAAGAGttccaataaaagaaaatggttaGCACTTATACTCTGAATACTATGTTTAGTtgaactaaactcaactcatctcaaactaattattaatggGACCCACCACTTTCtcaattttgcataaaaaaattaaacgcatctcaacctactttatatatttcaatctaaaaagttaaacacatTTCAATGAGATCCACAAAATACTAcaattcacaactcaactcatttcatctcaacatccaaacgcaaccttcatactactattcacaaaatagtcaccattagcatgaaattttttttttttttttaattgctggAATATAACTTAGTAGATCAACAACCTCTTATCAGTGTTGGAATATAGTCACCATCAACTGTACACTTTTGGTATTGACTAATTTCTTATTATGACTTATAGCTCAACATTAGTATgtttacatttttaattaagtttgacTTTATTAATTCTTTGCATATGTTGGGCTTATTGTTTTCCCCAAGTTGAGCTTTGATATTTGGACAAgaaatagtttattattttcatgAGCTTTAATGAACTAACATTGGCAGAAAAGAAATCATAAGATTGACTCGGAAAGGAATATCTATCGTTCAAGCATCTTGCCtgattggtcactaattgactACTAAAGTTACGATGCTAAGGTGAACTTTCAAGTCTCATATATGTTACTTAAACTTCAAGCTTGAgattgaagaaaaggaaaacagatGACATACAAAAATCCAAGCATCAAAACACAAAGCTACACAATTTGAAAGCTAGATCGCTTACGAGTGTTGATCCCAACAAAATAGTAGCAAGTGGAGATGCATAATTCAACAAAGTTAAACCACGCCCATCGCCAGTGCGGATTTATATAGAGAATAGCAACAATTCCAAGCAACATTGTCATGTAAGACACTGCAAAGCTAACGTAGAAAAGTTCCAAGTCCATAAAACCACAAGCTTCATCTCCCTTGTCATCAGTTGGAATGTTAGATGGTGGTTGAATTTTAGTGCAAGCCTTATGCAGTGGAGGTCCACACAGGAGAGGATTTCCCTCGTAACTGCTTTCATCAAAGGTACCGAACTGAGCTTTTCTTTCTGGTGTTGTTCCCCAAAAGTTATTGTGTGCCACATTGAAGACGGCCAAAGAGTTAAGCTCTACCAATTGTGGGGGAATAATACCATCCAAATTATTATTGGATAGATCCAAACTCTCAATTTGATTAAGTTTCGAGAATGAGGTGGGGATTGATCCAGTTAGATTATTGAACGACAGGTTCAACGCATGGATTCGACTCAGGTCTCCAAGCTCGGGTGGAATTTCTCCTTCTAATTTGTTGCAAGAGAGGTCAATCCCAGACATGTAGTTGAGAACGTCACCTTTGTAGGAgagaattctattttttgttgagAATTCCACTTCTTGTAGTATTTCCACACTTGGTAACATATAATATGGATAATCGTAAACAAGTTTGCCGTCTTTGTTCATTATCAATGTAGATTGCAAGAATGAAGACATGTTGAAACCAATGGAAGAGATAATGCCATGATctgatattttagattttctgCTGGTTGGCTCAAATGTAATGTTACTCAAGCAATGAGGTATTTGACCAGAAAAACTATTGTTGGAAAGATCCAACAAACTTAGGTTTTCTAAAAGACATATTTGAAATGGAATTTTTCCCTGTAAATAATTTGCTTTCAAGAGAAGAATGCTCAAACTTGAAAGGTTGCCGATCCAATCTGGAATGTTGCCAGTAAGGTAGTTATCTCTAAGATTTAGAGTGACTAAAGTAGAGCAACCCTTGAATGCACTGGTTATGGGACCGGTTAGcctgtttttatttaaatgaacaTGTCTGATCTCGGACCAGTTGGAGCAAGAGGATATAGAGCCAGATAGATTGTTATGGGACAGGTCAAAAAATGAAAGGGATTTCAAGTTACATAACTCAACTGGAATGGGACCTTCAAGCTGGTTTTTTGCGATAGCAATATCTACCAATGGCGTCTTGTTCCCCATCCATCTTGGAAGCATCcctaacaaattattattactgAAATCAATTACTTCCAAGTTCGTTAGATTAGATATGCCATGTGAGATCTCTCCTGAAAAGTGGTTGTTGTCCAAATATAAAGAATCTAGGGCTGTTAGATTCGAATTGGCAGGAAATAATTGGCCACTCAAATGATTTTTGGACATTCTAAGGTAGAATAAGGAGGAGCAACCCATTGTCAAATTCTCTGGAATTGTTCCAGAAAAATTATTGCTGGACATGTCTAAATATGTTAAGGAGGCCAaattaccaaaagaaaaaggaataacACCTTCAAAgtcatttttagaaatatttaaaagcTCTAGATTTGGAAAAACTAAACCAAAGGTAGTTGGAATTGGACCTTgtatattattaaatgaaatatctaAAGTCAAAAGGTTGGGAATATAATGATTGGGCAGCTGCAAAGTGCCTGTAAAAGAGTTATTTCTCAAATTAAGAACCTCCAACCTTGTATTGTTTTCTAGCAACCATGTGGGGAATTGTCCTGGCAAATTGTTGTGAGGGAGTTGTAGTACTTGCAAGTCGAACTGATAATGAAGGAATCTCGGAGTTATTCTACCAGACTTGGTAGATAAGCACCTTGAACAACTGAAAGCCTTTAATTGGAAGCCAGGAACCCATCTTTGAGACAGATCAGTTTCATCCACCAGGTTGTTGTCGTCACTAAATATGACCTCAAGCTTTGAGAGATTAAAAAATGAGGAGAATGTGATTGGGTTGAAGTAGTTATGTGATAAATCAAGGTACTCAAGTGACTTCAAACTAGGTAGTGGGGAGAGATGATCAATGCTTCCATTAAAGCGATTTGCCAAACATGAAGGCAGTATCCCTTCAAAATTGTTATGGCTGAGATCTAACTCTCGTAGATTCATAAGCTCACACAAGCCTACAAAATGAAATGAGTAATAATTAAGTTCTACCACTAAGAGATTTTTGCTAAGGAATACTTTGCGAAAGTAAGGCTTTTTACCTTGAACGATGGGCAAACTTCCATTGAGTCCACAGTTTGATATTGTCAATACATTAAGGGAAGTCATAACTCCAACTTTACTGAGGAAGCTTCTGTCAATGAAGGAACCATCCAAATACAACTCATGTAGCTTCTGTCTTCCCAACTCTAAAACAGCAAGGAGTGTTTTAgatatgagaaataattttcatgtatatgaaaattattaaattgtgttaaataggATATAGCATGAAGTATCAATAGGACATAGCATATCAAATAGATGTATATTAGTCGATCTAACTTTAGAGACTCCTCTAAAGTTGTATATCAAATAGATGCCTCTCGATCTAACCTGAGATTGGGATATTGATTGGTCGACGTAAGAGGTTGTTTCTCAAATATAGTTTCTTGAGCGATAAGATCTGACCAAGGGATGACAGGAAGCTTTCATTGATGTAATTCCAACTGAAGTCAAGCACCTCTAGCTTGCTCAATCCGGATAATCTTTCAAAACCTACAATTTAGACAATTATAAACCGATTTCTATTGCATAATTCAAAAAACAATATTACCTTGCTACCTACTCTGTTATGATATAAACAAACCTTCATTTGGAGCCCATCCAGATATTTCATTATCACTCAAATCGAGATATTTGAGCTCTTGAAAGGGAAGAATCAGAGAGGCATTCGGATACGTCCTGTAAATactgtaaatatatttaagatcaAGCTTGATTACACGCCCTGTAGTGTTGTCACACACAACTCTTTCCCAATCGCAGCAATTTCTCTCTTCGTGAGATGAGTCCAAGATGTCAAGAATGATTCATCCGAGGAGTTCACGAGGGAAGCTTTGAGTCGCAAGAGagcttctctctcctccctcaaaCAAGCATGAATAGAAGATAATTGAAACAAGGCCGCCAACATTAGCCACCACCCAAAAATTCCAAACTCCATTTCTCGTTTAGGTGTCTAAGCGAAGTTGTTCTTAAAGAGTTTATATAAACACCTCAACATTGACTGATGACTTAGAAATTAAGGCCAAAgactataaaatttatatattaaattatttcaagcAAAAATGATAAACTTGGGAAGACCTTGACTGATGACTCTATTATAGGCTGTGGACTATATGCAATTTCTCAATCTCCCTACTTTTCAATTGTCTTCACCtgcttgatttttcaaaatagaattcaattaaagttttagaatttttcaaaatctacaCAGCCACGCATAGTAACAATCTACACCTTCGAGATTTGATACGTGGCAATCAGCTTGGTAAAAGATCaagattttttaaagtttttttatttcaaaatctattttattcctaatttagaattttaaattattgattgAAATCTTTCttcaataaaacttttttttatttaatttatagttttcACAAATTAACATATAAAAGCAGATTCTATGAATTACGAATGgcacaattattatttttatgagttttcTTGATTTAACAAATAAACTAGACAAAAATAAACAAGCTAGTAATACTTTCTAATCGGAAACGAATTTTCTACAGGCTATTAGTGGACAAGGTAAAAGTTGTACTCAGCATCAATTTAGTTGATGGGAGCTCACGTGTGGGCAGACTTCTTCTTAATAAGTTGGTTCAGCAcgtaaaatatttgattaaatatttgatttaaacttaaaacttttGCGTTAAAATCATACGATCAAATTACcatttatctcaaaaatttaaactaataaaaaagttcaaattaaacatttatgttaatattaacaattaaaatttttacctCAAGttattagaattatttttatgcaatagTATTAATAAATGGATAACGCTAGGGGACCCCTAGTCTATCGATCAGTTCAAAatggatttttcattttttttctttatttcttttaaatattttttgaaaatatata encodes the following:
- the LOC121242274 gene encoding receptor-like protein 15 → MTSLNVLTISNCGLNGSLPIVQGLCELMNLRELDLSHNNFEGILPSCLANRFNGSIDHLSPLPSLKSLEYLDLSHNYFNPITFSSFFNLSKLEVIFSDDNNLVDETDLSQRWVPGFQLKAFSCSRCLSTKSGRITPRFLHYQFDLQVLQLPHNNLPGQFPTWLLENNTRLEVLNLRNNSFTGTLQLPNHYIPNLLTLDISFNNIQGPIPTTFGLVFPNLELLNISKNDFEGVIPFSFGNLASLTYLDMSSNNFSGTIPENLTMGCSSLFYLRMSKNHLSGQLFPANSNLTALDSLYLDNNHFSGEISHGISNLTNLEVIDFSNNNLLGMLPRWMGNKTPLVDIAIAKNQLEGPIPVELCNLKSLSFFDLSHNNLSGSISSCSNWSEIRHVHLNKNRLTGPITSAFKGCSTLVTLNLRDNYLTGNIPDWIGNLSSLSILLLKANYLQGKIPFQICLLENLSLLDLSNNSFSGQIPHCLSNITFEPTSRKSKISDHGIISSIGFNMSSFLQSTLIMNKDGKLVYDYPYYMLPSVEILQEVEFSTKNRILSYKGDVLNYMSGIDLSCNKLEGEIPPELGDLSRIHALNLSFNNLTGSIPTSFSKLNQIESLDLSNNNLDGIIPPQLVELNSLAVFNVAHNNFWGTTPERKAQFGTFDESSYEGNPLLCGPPLHKACTKIQPPSNIPTDDKGDEACGFMDLELFYVSFAVSYMTMLLGIVAILYINPHWRWAWFNFVELCISTCYYFVGINTRKRSSFQIV